The Methanoculleus taiwanensis nucleotide sequence AAGGGCGGATACCTGCAGCCGGATGGCCTGCATCGCGTGCAGGTCTGTTACCGACGAGCTCGCGTTCGAGACATATGCTTCAATCGCATGAGCGAGGGCGTCCATCCCGGTGTCGACGGTCAGTGTCGTATCCATAGTGGTGAGCGGAAGCGGGTCAAGGAGGGAGATGTCCGGAACCAGCGTCTTGCTGATGATCGCAATCTTCCGCCGCCCCTCTTCATCTGTGATGATGGCGAACTGCGAGACGTCCGCAGAACTTCCGGCAGTTGTCGGAATGCAGATGAGCGGGGGGCCTGGCAGCTGCACCTGGTCGACCCCCTCGAATGTCAGGATGTGGCGCCGGTTGGAATTGACGATCCCGATCCCCTTCGCGCAGTCTATGGGACTGCCGCCGCCGACGGCAACAATCCCCTGGCATTCCGCCGCACGGTAGACCTCCGCCCCGGTCATCACCTCACCTACCCGGGGATTGGGAGAGACGCAGTCGAATACCTCGTAGGGGATGCCGGCCTCATCGAGGCTGCTACAGACGCAGTCAGCCCATCCTGCCTTTGTCACTCCGGCATCGGTGACGAGCAGCACCTTTCTCAGGCCAACATTGCGGGCGTACCGTCCGGCGAGCTCCAGTGCACCGCGGCCGAATATGAACTCGGGAACAAAGAATTTTTTCAGTTCGAGTTCGTCTCTTACGAGCATAGACACAATCTCCACCCGCGAGGGATCGTGACAGTCCCCCTACGATGGGACTCATCCCCGTTATCCACATATATACATTAGCCCCTCCCGAATTTACCACTCAGCTACGCTCTGAATCAGGTTCTTTCGGTTAGTCCTCGCGAAAATGTTCGTCCCTATCAGAGGTACGTTCAGAACGATGAATTTTGTGACAGGGAGCCTTGCATTGCGGTGCATCGCCCGAAGGGCGAACGCTTCCTTGGCTAATGTGAAGATATCCCGATCAGGGATCCTACCGTGGATACTCCTCCCATCGCTCCGGCAAGGAGAGCAGCTTTCGGACAATGTCCGTGTAGGTCTGCCGGGTTTTCCGGTGGTTGCGATGGGAAACGGTGGCGGGCGGATAATGCAAACTGCTCTGCAGTTCCTATGGTAATCGCTTTTAAAACGG carries:
- the ercA gene encoding alcohol dehydrogenase-like regulatory protein ErcA, with amino-acid sequence MLVRDELELKKFFVPEFIFGRGALELAGRYARNVGLRKVLLVTDAGVTKAGWADCVCSSLDEAGIPYEVFDCVSPNPRVGEVMTGAEVYRAAECQGIVAVGGGSPIDCAKGIGIVNSNRRHILTFEGVDQVQLPGPPLICIPTTAGSSADVSQFAIITDEEGRRKIAIISKTLVPDISLLDPLPLTTMDTTLTVDTGMDALAHAIEAYVSNASSSVTDLHAMQAIRLQVSALPNAFSAPEDLQTRYRTMLGSLYAGLAFSNASLGAAHAMSHSLGGLLDLPHGRCNAILLEHVVGYNYAAVPDRFDEIARTMGLQPDRLPGTERQKALTRAIGDFRRSLGIDATLSDLGVRPGDLPDLAKRALIDPCMATNPRRLELKEIEEIYASAL